The Festucalex cinctus isolate MCC-2025b chromosome 10, RoL_Fcin_1.0, whole genome shotgun sequence region TTCTGTTCTTCCTTCATTCATTTGCCCTCTGTTGGGAAAAACAGAAGAGTTTGTCATTGGAATTTAACATGATCTAATGCACCAGTCTTTAACGTAGCTTAAACACATTAAATTCATTGGATGTTTAGTCTTGGAATAAGTTTTCTTCACCTTGATTTTGCACACAAAGGATACATGTAGCCTACCTTAAATGTTATACTATGTTTTCCCATATGTAGaaattttaagtatttttgCAAGTGAGccctttctatttttcttttcctctgtgCCCCTTCTCCTTGTGAATTGTTTGAATGTGATTAACTGTGTCTCTTAAGAATTGTCTTTTCTCCTTTAGGTTACTGTGCATTGATTGGTACCACAGAGGTAcaggccaataaaaaaaaaaaaaaaaaaaaaagaggcaaaaaaGCCCAAACATCCAATTGGTTATTGGGGTGTATACAGAGTCGTATCTGTTTTGAATCAAGCTGATGAAGGTCTTTTTATCCTTTCATTTGAACAAATTAACATTGCATTTAATTGTTAGATGGCAAGCAGAAATGCCACTAAATTGAGTTAGTGTTGACCCAAGATGCTTTCCATTTTGAGTAACTAGGATCATAGTGCGGTTCCAAATTCAGATTGAGGACATTGGCAGATGTTATTAATATCATTAGGCCACACAACTTGGGGATGCTTGGCTGGAGGTCTCTGAAATCTCTGTTTGTTGTCTCTCAGGATGTTTAAGCGGATTCAGGTTAGGTCCCCAAGTAGAGATGGGTTCTCAACCTAGTTCTGCCAAAGTAGAAAGTTAATCTAATTGAAAGTAGATCGCAGTGGCACTTCGAAAAGTATTGTCACAGTTAACAGataaagtccccccccccccttcagtCTACAAGACTATATGTTACATGTCAGTTTTTTCGTGTGTGTTCCTGATTGTCTTTGTATATGCcccttgaaaaattaaattgggAGACCAGTTATGGCCTGTATCTTTGTGTTATCATTTGTAGtgttttattattcaattttgGCTTATCCTGGCTGACtcaaaagtaaaatattaaatttgggAAAGCTTGGAGAAAGCTTTAGGCATACTACAGTTTGTGTTTCTCCATATTTTTGTAATGCATTAACAATGGCTGCCACAAGTATGTGCTCCAAAGCAAAATACCCAGGACAATTCAAGGTGGGGTTTGGATGAAACAGCATAAAATATGTCGATGTATTAGTTTTGTAATAGTCACAAATTCTTCATGTCAAACAATGACTTAATTCTCAGTGTTCCAGACTAATGTTTACTTGAAACCACCAAGCTGTATCATCTTGTATCTcatgttgttttgtgtttgtgcgaCGTCATCCAAACCCCAGGAGCCTCTTGCTCAATCTTGACAGATCCTCACTCTGCCGAATCCCAATACTGTTCTTCATCTTGTGTTGTCACAACCCCCCCTGCTACCTTGATTCACTCTTCGTCGTTGGCTAGGTTTTGGATTTATTACTTTCGAGGCCGAACAATCAGTGGACCAGGCTGTCAACATGCATTTTCACGACATCATGGGCAAAAAAGTGTGTAgttgtagttttattttaaccTTCAGATCAAACAGAGGCTTGGGCGACTGACTTTACAGAACAGTATCATGTGACGCGGTTACTTACAATTGAGCTcatttctaagtttgactcacATGGCAGAATTTTACAATTGGGGCTTCTTAATTTatgcttaacaaaaaaaaaaaaaaagtatattctctATCCACCGACAAatgctgtcatgttttggtattTCTGATCTTGTCGCCTAAGGCTCTGTTTAAAAATGACCACTCCTTTAGGATGTTAGGTGTAATTTAGTTGACCTAACAGTTTTATTCTCAGTAGTaatttgttacaaaaaaaaatgttcaattgtTCATGTATTTCTAATGACATAATTGGAATTCAATAAATGCAAATCATTCACAGCCCActgaactacagaatataattCACCTAAAGGATTGGTCAAATCAGTTCTGTTTTCTTTGGTTTTTTGATATTTGGTTGGCAGGTCACTTCCTCGTCAACATGTCTTCtttttcgtttaaaaacaaaccaaaaaaaaaaaaaacctcagtgACCTCAATCAAAGAATCTCCATACTGTGTCCATGTGcctataaatacaaaattttgCAGGTCTCTGTCACAGTTGAGAAAttagatgataaaaaaaaaaaaaaaaatgttgctttcaTGGTGTGTGCTAGATGGTTTGTGTTTAGCGTGGATAAGTGAATCAGATTATGGGTAGCTTGCCACTGGaagaaaataagtaaatgattcGCGCAGTTTTATGGGACAAAAATCTCCCACCTGGAGCCTCGTTTGAATAAACGTAGTGTGTTTATAGCCTATATAGTTCAGATTAGCCTAATGCAGTTATAGCAACTGTGTTTACACTTAAAAGTGGCAATTGACTcaatgtagtttttttgttattatgaaattaatgacTCACAGTAGGCACCTAGGATATCTTAATTAAAATGTTCCTTTCTATCTCTTTGGTAATGGATTTAGCTCAACCTGTAAACTCTCCTTAGACACCCCCCTTGACTTTGCCCTAATTTTCCACAGGCATCAAGGCTCAACTTAATCCATTGTTCTTGACTTGACATTACCTTACGCTGGGACTTGAGGGAGCTTGGGGGAGGTATGAGTTACAAAATTAGAAAATGGAGCACATCAAACTGAGGAACAAATCCCAGTTCTGCTGTTGGGGACTTTACAGAAGTCATGGTATCCATCACACGAAGCTGTGATGCCCACGGGAGAAAGTGCTCCGGTAGCTGCCGGCGGCAGCGGGGCCACTACCAGACGCGCGCGCGTAATTGGGTCGACAGAGAAAAAAGAGAGGCGGCTGGGGTTGCCAGCAACACCTTAAAGATGGGTGGAATTTGTGATTCATTTTCCTCCTGCAAGGTGACCCCAATAACTCAAGCTCTCAGTCTATTTCGGGTTGGCTCCCCGTTAGTCTCTGCCCGTTTCCTTGAGCTGGTTAACTGTTTGTTGCAGCGCCTTGTCGTCTCGTTTTTCCCcaattcaaaatgtgttttcaatgtactgtaaatgcatCGATAGGAAAATAGATAAGATATGCAGTATAGGGTTggtgaactatttatttatttatttatttatttactttaatcACAATCAAGTAACAAATAGAACACAGAAAGCGCATGATCATTAGTATTTGTGGTTTTATTGTGTCATGTCACTttacattttttgacaaaatttaaACTTTTGACACAGTATGAAGATTCAATTTTAtaactgaaaattgttcatttgTTCTATCTGCATGTTTACCTTATATTCTGTTTGAATTGAGATACAATTTTCTCTTTACATCCATCCCCCTtaaaacatattccaaataGAATAAATTGAGATTCTTCGTATGCATTAGATGGAGAAAGgtaagttgtaattttacattAGAGTACTATCATTTTTATAGAAGGCAgttcattgagaaaaaaaaattctatgttTCTCAGGTAcattaaatgttcaaataaaaacatgtttacattttaaaagtcTTACATTCGTATTGAattgaaatttatttatttatttttatgtaaccTAACAATTTGATTTGTAGTACCTGAAACACATAGCTGTACTTCTCTCCTGGTTACACAATAATTTTGATTTAGGCATTCAATCTATGCTATTGTCCTAAAGTGAAACATTTGAAATTGGCCCCAAACAGCAAGATTTAGGTCTTAAAATGTGGGTTAGGACAGTTCTGACTTCTCGGTCATTTACTGGTGTTACCAAATGTGTCTTCCTTGTCCTTTTTGTCCAGGTTGAAGTCAAGAAGGCAGAACCCCGAGACAGTAAAGCTCCTGGTCAGCTAGGCCCAGGACTGTGGGGACCCAGGAGCATCTTAAGTGCAGCTAATGGTTGGCCAGCACAGCCTGCCCAGGGTTGGCAACACCCCTATGGGCCACAGGGTGAGTGTAAAGAAACAGACATTACAGTATTAGTGTTTGGAGTAAAAGCTATTTTCTGTGAAGCTTGTAAGCTCAACTGGATTTTGCACAAGTGTCTACTTTTCAGATGACATTTTTTCTCTTTGTCTAAAGTATTGTCTTATTATTTTGTCCCTGAAGGCATTTGGGTTTCCACTACTGGCCAACCTATAGGTAGGGTCTCAGCCTCCCCTTGCCAACAACAGCAACCAAATATTTGCTTATGTTCTCTCCATGTAATAATGACTTAAAATCAAGTTAGATTTACTTTATGACAGCAAACATACTTCAAATGAAGTCCTTGCACACTGTAAACTGCTTATTAAAATGTTATGCCAGCAGTCCTAATTGTAAACTGTCATAGCACATATGTCTGGTTGAATTGATGTGAAATGTTGTTCTTTAATTGATCAGGTGGTTATGGACCTCCATTAACAGCAGGCCGGGGAACCCCCACGCAGCCCCCTTCACCTTTTAGTGCATTCCTGGTCACCACCCCAGCGGGCAGCTTCGCAGCACCTCAGGGCTACCCTCCGCAGGGCTTCAGCACAGCGCCTCCATTTGGTGAGTGAGGCTAAACACGCTCAGTGCAACCACATACAGGATTGTTACATGATATTGTAGTTTGAAAATGTACATTAAATGAAATTATACagtaaacaaaacacattgtATAACTAATTCATTGTAGCTTCTGAAACTCGTCTTAATTTTATATATCTGCTGAGGTAccccatttttttcctcaatagaATGTAGGAGGCACTTACACAAGACATAGTATGACGAGTTGGATGTCCAAATTATGATGAGAGAAAAGTCATTAAgtgtatatttttaatgtgtaaCAGGTTACAGTTTTGGCACTCCTCAAGCAGAACAGTATGTTCAGCAGGTTCCTCCTCCACCTACTACTCCAGGAACTGCAACGTTGGGCTTTGCTCCCACCACTACACCAACTCAGGACTTGAGCAAAGCTTCCTCTGGGCAGCCTGACTTTCCATATAGTCAATATGGTAAGAAAAGTTTTGTGCTTGTTGCTCTTCCATAACTCTTTAGctcccattttattttttttatacacctaAGTAGACCACTGTGCCACTAGATCAATTTTGGTCACAACTACAGTTCTTTTTAATGTGTTATTGACATCATAAACACAGAGGTTATCGAAATAATTTACCATTAACTTAAACACGTCACTTGAACCCCACTCCCACCTGAGTTGTGAAGTGGCTGTCATTTGTGTAAGGTTTCTCCAGCACGGCTGTGGTTGTGTAAAAAGGTTGCGAGGTGTTGGTTTAAATTAGATCATCCTGTCTTGTAATGCTTGTTGTTTTAGcgctttcatttcattcttgACAGATTGCTTACATCCAACATTATAGAAGTACTTATGCCTTGTAGTTCTTGCCTCCCGAACACTCAGTTCTCCTTTTCAAGAGCCTTGTTGACTTCCATTTGTTGTCTCGGCATATTTGCCATACACAATACCGACATGAAACCACTTGGATTTCAGCTTGATCAGTCTTAATGCTTAAATGcctttcaacattt contains the following coding sequences:
- the dazap1 gene encoding DAZ-associated protein 1 isoform X4, which encodes MNNNLIGDEVGKLFVGGLDWSTTQETLRNYFSQYGEVVDCVIMKDKTTNQSRGFGFVKFKDPNCVRTVLETKPHNLDGRNIDPKPCTPRGMQPEKSRTKEGWKGSKADSNKSKKIFVGGIPHNCGEPELRDYFNRFGAVTEVVMIYDAEKQRPRGFGFITFEAEQSVDQAVNMHFHDIMGKKVEVKKAEPRDSKAPGQLGPGLWGPRSILSAANGWPAQPAQGWQHPYGPQGIWVSTTGQPIGGYGPPLTAGRGTPTQPPSPFSAFLVTTPAGSFAAPQGYPPQGFSTAPPFGYSFGTPQAEQYVQQVPPPPTTPGTATLGFAPTTTPTQDLSKASSGQPDFPYSQYGLGNYPQEPSAYGPTRPHTYGQDDQGGCSAECWCHQVSK
- the dazap1 gene encoding DAZ-associated protein 1 isoform X5; translation: MNNNLIGDEVGKLFVGGLDWSTTQETLRNYFSQYGEVVDCVIMKDKTTNQSRGFGFVKFKDPNCVRTVLETKPHNLDGRNIDPKPCTPRGMQPEKSRTKEGWKGSKADSNKSKKIFVGGIPHNCGEPELRDYFNRFGAVTEVVMIYDAEKQRPRGFGFITFEAEQSVDQAVNMHFHDIMGKKVEVKKAEPRDSKAPGQLGPGLWGPRSILSAANGWPAQPAQGWQHPYGPQGIWVSTTGQPIGGYGPPLTAGRGTPTQPPSPFSAFLVTTPAGSFAAPQGYPPQGFSTAPPFGYSFGTPQAEQYVQQVPPPPTTPGTATLGFAPTTTPTQDLSKASSGQPDFPYSQYGLGNYPQEPSAYGPTRPHTYGQDDQGGCSAENLNLMKRK
- the dazap1 gene encoding DAZ-associated protein 1 isoform X6, with product MNNNLIGDEVGKLFVGGLDWSTTQETLRNYFSQYGEVVDCVIMKDKTTNQSRGFGFVKFKDPNCVRTVLETKPHNLDGRNIDPKPCTPRGMQPEKSRTKEGWKGSKADSNKSKKIFVGGIPHNCGEPELRDYFNRFGAVTEVVMIYDAEKQRPRGFGFITFEAEQSVDQAVNMHFHDIMGKKVEVKKAEPRDSKAPGQLGPGLWGPRSILSAANGWPAQPAQGWQHPYGPQGIWVSTTGQPIGGYGPPLTAGRGTPTQPPSPFSAFLVTTPAGSFAAPQGYPPQGFSTAPPFGYSFGTPQAEQYVQQVPPPPTTPGTATLGFAPTTTPTQDLSKASSGQPDFPYSQYECWCHQVSK